The genomic DNA GCTCAATGGAGGAGAGCAGCGGAAACATGCGGAGCAGCGAACCGACAGCAGCGATGAAGAAGGTCCGGGAGAAAACAGCGAAGAAGAGgagtaaagaggaggaggaggaggaagaggagcaggtgagacgcagtacagacacagtacagacacagtacagacaactggagaagggggagggcCGAGGAGCAGGCGGCtagctgttagcatgctaacaggcGGAAGGTAGACGAAAAACCAAGCAGCTGTAGATGAAGACTGAGGTGACGACGAGTCCAGACCGAGTCAGAGGAAACTGGAACGATCAGATTCTGAACGGACACGGCGGCGTGTTGAGTACCGGGGTCTCCTGCTAACACAGGCTAGTGTTAGCTGGTGCTATTAACtgacaacacacgcacgcacacgccaCTGTTTGGTCAGTGTTGAGTGTGCAGACTCTGACCAAACCCCCTTCATCATATTCCCATTATTAAGATGTTCTGGTGCGGTCGTCTTAAATCTGACTctctattcttcttcttcagatctTCAACTTCAAAGACAAACCTGctggaaaggaggaggaggatgaagatctGTCCGACAGTGAGGAGAGCGTGTTCTCAGGACTAGAGGATTCTGGGAGTGACagtgaggaagatgagaaggagtcagatgataatgatgacgacgacgatgatgatgtgaCGGCGGTGGAGTCAAAGCAGCCTAAGCAGGTAGTTTGATTGGAGGGTTGTGACTCCTCCCACTGTTGTCAGTGTTCTCCTGTAGAACCTCACCTGTGTTCTGTTCCACTtgcagacagaagaggaggaggagaaggaggaggtggtgggaggtgtgacggaaagagaagaagaagaaaagaaggaagacgAGTATGAACACGACTCCTCAGATGAAGAGGTGATGCCGGTTCTATAACTAGATCCTGAAGGAACCCAACAGAGCATCAGAGAACACACAGGTTTTCTGATGCACTGTTGGGTTCCTTCAGGATCTCCAttatgttctgttctgttagATGATGATCTTTAGGAACCTCATCTCTGTAAACGTCTCCAATGTTCTGTcggttcctctcctcttccattgAAACCCCATCGGCGGTTCTTTGTCCTTCTCGGCTCTCTTGACGTTCCCCCGTTGTGCCGCAGGACATCAGGAACACCGTGGGGAACATTCCCATGGAGTGGTACAAAGACTTCCCTCACATCGGTTACAACCTGGACGGGAAAAAGATCTTCAAGCCGATCAGGAACAAGGACGAACTCGACGACTTCCTGGACAAGATGGAGAACCCCGACTACTGGTGAGCCACGCTAGCACGATGCTAGCTGCTCCTCTGGTCGGTTACAGAGAGAATGCTAACGAGCTACCGGTGGTTTCTGTCCGCAGGAGGACAGTCCATGAcaagcagacaggaagtgacattgTGCTGTCGGACGAGCAAGTGGAGCTGGTGAACCGTCTGCAGAAGGGACAGTTCGGTGACGTCAACTTCAACGAGTACCAGGTAACGCTCAGGTGGCTTgtgaggctccgccccctcggcCAGTGAACCTTCATCAAATTGACTGTGACAGAAGTTAACGATGTTGGTGAACAAATCTAAACTGTgacacctcctcccctcagcccTCAGTAGAGTTCTTCAGTAGTGACGTGATGATTCATCCCGTCACTAACAGACCTGCTGACAAACGAAGCTTCATCCCATCGCTGATCGAGAAGGAGAaggtaacacaaacacacacacacacttttcagctgtctctctctcacccgtCCGTCTCTTTCACCACCCATCTgcctctctcacctgtctgtctctctcttaccCGTCTGCCTCTCTCATCCGTCTGTCTGCAGGTGTCTAAGCTGGTCCATGCGATAAAGATGGGTTGGATCAAGCCGCGGCGGGTGGAGGACGACACCAGGGGGCGTTTCTACGACCTGTGGGCCGGTGAGGACTCATCAATCCTGGGCAGACACAAGATGCACCTCCCCGCCCCCAAGATACCCCTGCCCGGGCACCAGGAGTCCTACAACCCCCCGCCTGAGTACCTGTTCACAGAAGAGGAGGTACCTCACCTAAGCAGGAAGCTCACCTGTCAAACTCTCCTGCTTTTTTATACAACAGACAGAACCATGAACATCCTGTCTCATTCTCTGCAGCTCGCTCTGTGGGAGCAGCAGGACGCGTCGGACAGGAAGTTGCCATTTGTCCCAGTGAAGTTCTCCAGCCTCCGTCAGGTTCCTGCGTTCTCTCGCTTCATCCACGAGCGGTTCGAGCGCTGCCTCGACCTCTACCTGTGTCCGCggcagaggaagatgagggtAACTAGCCTCTGGtttacagccaatcagagcacaatACCGTCTGCGCAGGTGatcatgtgtctgtctgtcttccgCAGGTGAATGTGAATCCAGAGGATTTGATCCCAAAACTTCCCAAACCCAAAGATCTGCAGCCGTTTCCCACAACTCAGTCTCTGGTACGTTCACTAGTCCGTCTGCTGGAGGTTTGTCTCCATCCTGTCACTCACACTCTGaccacgcgtgtgtgtgtgttacctgtgtgtgcgtCCAGGTGTACCGGGGTCACAGCGGTCTCGTCCGCTCCATCAGTGTGTCTCCATCGGGACAGTGGCTCGCTTCAGGTAGGTCACCAATCAGAACACACTACGCTCGTATGACATCGTCCTGCTGGTTTTCTGGAGGCGTGGCCTCTGGTTGCTATACTAACTACACACTGagtgttttactgtaaatgtttcttCACCGATCTGTTGAACAGTTTTATGTTCTGAGATCGTCTTGTCCGATGGTGAAATGCATCCTGGGAGTCGTAGTGGGTTGTTGTTCTTGTGTATttgactgtttgtgtctgtccagGTTCTGATGACGGTTCTGTGCGATTCTGGGAGGTGTGTTCGTCTCGCTGTATGAAGACGGTCCAGGTGGGCGGAGCTGTGAAGAGCGTCGCCTGGAACCCaaacccatctgtctgtctgctggctGTCGCCCTGtaaggacctgtctgtctgtctacctgtcgCCCACACTCATATGTTGCTTCATCATGTGAGTGTGGGCGTGTCCGACGCAACAACGACAACCAATcgcagcgtctctctctctctctctctctctctctctctctctctctctctctctctctctctctctctctctctctctctctctctctctctctctctctctctctctctctctctctctctctctctctctctctctctctctcagggagTCCGTAGTGTTGATCCTGTCGCCCTctctggcagacagacaggtcgtGCAGTCGTCAGAGCGACTGCTCTCAGGTCAGCCGGAGGCAGACACGTCCGATGCGGCGGGGCCTGTGATATGGAGCgacactgagggggaggagctaaACCAGGGGATCCGCCTGAAAATACAGCATCCCAAAGTGAGAAGACATTGATTGGTTACAGAATCCCAATCAATAACCAATAACTAACTGATCACTGTCCATCCCTCAGGCCGTCCACCAGGTGGCGTGGCACGCCAAAGGAGACTACCTTGCGTCGGTGATGCCGGATCACTCAAGCCACCTGCAGGTCCTCATCCACCAGCTGAGCCGGAGGCGGAGTCAGAACCCCTTCAGGAAAAACAAGGGTCTGGTCCAGTGCGTGTCCTTCCACCCGGTCCGGCCCTACTTCTTTGTGGCCACGCAGCGCTCGGTCCGCATCTACAACCTggtcaaacaggaaatgacaaaaaaactacaGGCCAACTCCAAGTGGATCTCCAGCATGGCCGTGCACCCCGGAGGTAACCGCCTGCACCGAGTCCACCCCCacaccagatccacctcaacaCCAGTTCCACCTCAACACCAGATCCACCACCacaccagatccacctcaacaCCAGATCCACCACCacaccagatccacctcaacaCCAGATCCATATTTGGATCATCATTgatcatgtgacatcactgtttcTGTCGCAGGTGATCATGTGATCTGTGGGAGTTACGACTGCAGGCTGAGCTGGTTCGACCTCGACCTCTCAACCAAACCTTACAAGATGTTACGGTACGTGTCCCCCCCTCTAACccccacctgtcaatcaaactccTATCTGTTGTGTTGCAGTtttgatgttattaataattttgATTACTTTACTTACACAGACACCATAAAAAGGCGGTGAGAGGCGCGGCCTATCACAGATCTTACCCGCTGTTTGCGTCGGCGTCTGACGACGGATCGGTGATCGTCTGTCACGGGACTGTTTACaagtaatacacacacactcaacacacaataATACACggatattatatatacatactaacccccctcctcccctccagtGACCTAATGCAGAACCCGTTAATCGTCCCGGTGAAGGTCCTCCGAGGTCATGTGATCACTCACGACCTCGGTGTTCTGGATGTGACCTTTCACCCCACGCAGCCCTGGGTCTTCTCCTCGGGTGCTGACGCCACCATACGCCTCTTCACCTAACAACCTGCCCAGCAACCTGCCCGGCAACTGGCCAGCGAACGCGTTGGAGATGAGGAAGCGAGCCGATTGTAGAAATAATtgtttgacttgttttcatctgtaacttcaaaactgttttttctttgtttttaattaaactcTAACTTTCtgacgtttgtttgtttgttgcatcATCAGCTGTCTGTTGTTGCTATGGGGACACACGCCAATCCTcgaccaatcctgagtcagtgtcagctgtttttttatatcatcaaataactaatgagaagccAAGTGATCAGAAACAGGAACACAGAATGTCTGACCTCAtatgacatggagggggcggggcttatgacctagttcagtcactttttttttttgcagagctccttaaaaagatttgaaaccatattgagatgtttttggTTCTAAATAGAACAAAAATATCCTAAGGATCAAAACTTcgaaataaaacaccagaaagagACTGGGATTTCTCCGTGCacgattttattttgaaaccgTCCTGACAGGATGTGACGTCCTACAATAACTTCCGGTTTGGTGTTTTCAGTGGAACGCGTCAACATGAAGCAAGAAGACGGAATCACCCCGACCCGCGAGTACTGCGTGTACACGAGCTGCTACTGGTGAATACTCTGTAATACTGCACCTTATACTCTGTGGTACTCACGTTATACTCTGTGGTACTCACGTTATACTCTGTGGTACTCACGTTATACTCTGTAGTACTGCACCTTATACTCTGTGGTACTCACGTTATACTCTGTGGTACTCACGTTATACTCTGTGGTACTCACGTTATACTCTGTAGTACTGCACCTTATACTCTGTGGTACTCACGTTATACTCTGTGGTACTCACGTTATACTCTGTGGTACTCACGTTATACTCTGTAGTACTGCACCTTATACTCTGTGGTACTCACGTTATACTCTGTGGTACTCACGTTATACTCTGTAGTACTGCACCTTATACTCTGTGGTACTCACGTTATACTCTGTAGTACTGCACCTTATACTCTGTGGTACTCACGTTATACTCTGTGGTACTCACGTTATACTCTGTGGTACTCATGTTATACTCTGTAGTACTGCACCTTATACTCTGTGGTACTCACGTTATACTCTGTGGTACTCACGTTATACTCTGTGGTACTCACGTTATACTCTGTAGTACTGCACCTTATACTCTGTGGTACTCACGTTATACTCTGTGGTACTCACGTTATACTCTGTGGTACTCACGTTATACTCTGTAGTACTGCACCTTATACGCTTTAGTACTGCAGAGTTAGTGTCAGATAGTTTTTTGTACCGAAGATTCTACGTTCACGTTATTCACTGAACAGCTGATCTGAGTTCTGAGTTCTACCTGCTGACAGTTAGAACCTTGTTCTCCAGTCAAAGAGCAGCTGAGCGTCTCATTAACTCTCACAGATGTTGTAGCTTCACTCATAGAACTGTGGTTCCATGGTTCTAATGGTTCTGCTGCTTTTAGAGGTTCtgttgtttgttcttgttttgcagtgaagaaaatgtttggaaactctgtgagtttgtgaaaaaggagaGAACCGCACCACTGGAACAGCTGTTCGTGGTTTTCATCTCGAACGAGAACAGAAAGGTGAGAACCCAGAGTAAGGTTCTGTGAGGTTCTATTAAACACCTGTAAGGACCAATGTGATTATGTAAATCATCTGTCAGGTTGTGTGAGGTTCTATTAAACATTGTCAgattcttgcatgtttttttaaacatgtgagGCTCTTTAAGGTTCTATAAGGTTCTTTCAAACATCTGTGAGGCTCTTTAAGGTTCTATAAGGTTCTTTCAAACATCTGTGAGGCTTCGTTAAGGTTCTATAAGGTTCTCTGAAACATCTGTGAGGCTCTTTAAGGTTCTATAAGGTTCTCTTAACATCTGTCACGTTCTACAGCTGATGTTCAGTATTGTTCCCTGTTCTCCGTCAGATTCCTCTGTGGAAACAGAAGTCGGGACATGGAGACCAGCCGGTGATCTGGGTCTGTGATGATATTAGTGATGTCACAGAATTGACCTCAGGGTCACAACCTCAGGGTCACGTCATGtgactgatgacatcaccatgtgtTTCAGGACTACCATGTGATCCTGCTTGTCAGGGGTCTTCAGTCGGACACGCTGGTTTATGATCTGGACTCTGAACTGTCGTTCCCCTGCAGCCTGAAAGTGTACGGGGCCCAGGCCCTCCGCTCGGACCGCTACCTCAGACCCGAGTaccacaggtaacacacacctgaacacacacctgaacaccaCAAgtaacacacacctgaacacacaccaCAGGTAACACACCTCACCACACACCTGAACACGACAGGTGACAGTGTCTCTCCTCCAACAGAAAGGTGCGTGTTGTCCGTGCCGACAGCTTCCTGTTGAATTTTGCATCCGATCGATCTCACATGAAGGCGTCTGATGGGTCCTGGAGGATGCCGCCCCCCCCGTACCCCCCACTCCACACCGCAGGTCACATGACGCCTCCCGTTACCTTGGCACTGTCCGATGATGTTTACACCATTTGACCTcgtgatgacatcatgatgacatcatgataacatcatgatgacatcatgctgtgatgcctttttttctcctcagagaGTCACATGAACCTGGATGACTTCATCAGCATGGACCCCGCTATGGGCTGGGGGACGGTTTTCAGTGTGGACCACTTCCTGCGGAGCTACGCAGGAAACTCTTCATCGTCATCAACGTCAGTGTAGCTCTGGCGTCAGACCGACGGGCCGCAGCAGAAAGAAGAGTCAAAGCTGTGAGACCTAAGGACTTTAACTACAACTCCCATGGTGCATTTCTGCAGCTTTGACGGCGATAGCAGTGGAGGCTCATGGGTATCGAAGTCAGAACCAGTGTTGATAATTCAGAGTGGAGCCAGAACAGAGTTTTGTTCTCAGGGGCGTTCTGAGGTTCTACATCAGGAACATTCAGTTAAAGAAACAGACGCCTCACTTCCTGGTTCGCTGACAGAACAGCAGTGAGGCTGTAGTGCCCCTACTGACCAGGGGCTGGAACTGCGACGCAATCAAATTTTACAAACcatatcaattaaaaaaattaatgtaattACTAGAGTAAAATGTGGAGAGTAGCATAACTTTGGGCCTAAAGTATTTCAAGTTGAATATGATTTTCAATCATATTTTGTCAATGTTAAGAACACTCAGAACGCACAGATGTAGACAATGTAGACGTAGACGTTTTGTTTCTCTTAATGGTTGTTGGGAAATAAAATCTTGAACCGCatgattttttggggattttttaattattctttttttaaatcaacctcATTGTCAAAGTACGAAATAAATGTAAACCAGAACAAGACAGTCAAGCGGCGATAAACAGAAATAATACAATGTTATGTCTTTGcaaaagacagaggagaagagacaatgACACAATAAGTGCATAACTGTGCAATTATTGTGTTTCTGAATCTGAACTTCATGATGAGCAGATGTGTGTGGGGGACAACAGTAACCTCACTCACTGATTGGTCAGCTGTGAGAAAGTGGGCGGGGTTTGACCTTCTGCTCTATTGTGAACATTTGTCAGGTTGGAGTGGGGGGCTGACATCACAGCAGATGGAGGCTTTcacctagtgtgtgtgtgtgtgtgtgtgtgtgtgtgtgtgtgtgtgtgtgtgtgtgaacaataGGACAGCTGACGCTCTGCGAACACAGACGACAGATGTGGACGCACATGTTCAGGTCACGTGTCTGAACACAGTGGTGAGGGATGTTATGGACAACTCATCAGACTCGCACACCTACTGTTTGCAGGTGACCAATGAAATACCTTTGTTGGTCCACATATCTTACAATATTTAGCTGAAATAATTTGTCATCATGAGGGACACGCCCATCTGACCTTATCTGCACCAGCTGCGCACGTGACGCAGCTGTTTGCCCACGCCCCTGAACGGCGCGGGTGCATCAATACATGTAGATGTATTATTTCAGAGTTCAACATAATTATGAGGTGtcaattttaatatatttatttctaattgcTTCAAAGATATGAAACATAAAAGGGGTTGCAGTTAGTACATCTTTACTGTAgttctttttactttacttgTGTTTACAGATCATGGTccgtgtatatttatatatgtataatatatgtataactGTTTTATTCTACACCACTATATAAGAATAGGAGGCTTCATTGTCATTCACATTCTGTTTGGTAGCTCtgagacaccagcagcagtatataaatataaatatatatttatatatatatatatatatatatatatatatatatataaaaagataagaaaaatatggatcgataaatacacacacaatctatattttttatatatatatattcaaaatatatatatatatatataaatatacacaacaATGTGTACAATTGTATAAATAATGTAACAGATTTTCAATTTGTCACAAAATTAccgcaaaaaaacatttttgaatgaatgtttgatttgaaatgaatatttaGAATATGTAAATAGAATtaaaacagaagacaaaaacaatgaataataataatttttaaaaatgattgtaCGActgcaggcagaaaaaaatcaatgaacaaAATActcaaacaaatataatttaaacaaacaaagaacaaaccatgaacattaatttattcaatttacatattcatctgagaggagtgggaggaagtATAACTGACTTATTCCCACCCCTTCTCCATAATTAGTAACATTTTACTATTTAGAATTTCTATAAAATACTTATCATAATAATCGTAGGAATCATTTGAGGTTTTCAAACggaagaaagtaaaaacaagGGGAATCACTTTTTTCTAACGACTAATCTTTTTacaatataatttataatata from Scophthalmus maximus strain ysfricsl-2021 chromosome 22, ASM2237912v1, whole genome shotgun sequence includes the following:
- the wdyhv1 gene encoding protein N-terminal glutamine amidohydrolase gives rise to the protein MKQEDGITPTREYCVYTSCYCEENVWKLCEFVKKERTAPLEQLFVVFISNENRKIPLWKQKSGHGDQPVIWDYHVILLVRGLQSDTLVYDLDSELSFPCSLKVYGAQALRSDRYLRPEYHRKVRVVRADSFLLNFASDRSHMKASDGSWRMPPPPYPPLHTAESHMNLDDFISMDPAMGWGTVFSVDHFLRSYAGNSSSSSTSV
- the bop1 gene encoding ribosome biogenesis protein bop1, with translation MEESSGNMRSSEPTAAMKKVREKTAKKRSKEEEEEEEEQIFNFKDKPAGKEEEDEDLSDSEESVFSGLEDSGSDSEEDEKESDDNDDDDDDDVTAVESKQPKQTEEEEEKEEVVGGVTEREEEEKKEDEYEHDSSDEEDIRNTVGNIPMEWYKDFPHIGYNLDGKKIFKPIRNKDELDDFLDKMENPDYWRTVHDKQTGSDIVLSDEQVELVNRLQKGQFGDVNFNEYQPSVEFFSSDVMIHPVTNRPADKRSFIPSLIEKEKVSKLVHAIKMGWIKPRRVEDDTRGRFYDLWAGEDSSILGRHKMHLPAPKIPLPGHQESYNPPPEYLFTEEELALWEQQDASDRKLPFVPVKFSSLRQVPAFSRFIHERFERCLDLYLCPRQRKMRVNVNPEDLIPKLPKPKDLQPFPTTQSLVYRGHSGLVRSISVSPSGQWLASGSDDGSVRFWEVCSSRCMKTVQVGGAVKSVAWNPNPSVCLLAVALESVVLILSPSLADRQVVQSSERLLSGQPEADTSDAAGPVIWSDTEGEELNQGIRLKIQHPKAVHQVAWHAKGDYLASVMPDHSSHLQVLIHQLSRRRSQNPFRKNKGLVQCVSFHPVRPYFFVATQRSVRIYNLVKQEMTKKLQANSKWISSMAVHPGGDHVICGSYDCRLSWFDLDLSTKPYKMLRHHKKAVRGAAYHRSYPLFASASDDGSVIVCHGTVYNDLMQNPLIVPVKVLRGHVITHDLGVLDVTFHPTQPWVFSSGADATIRLFT